GCGGCATTTCCGCCATGGCGGATGATGTGCTGGAAATTGTCTCGGCCCTGAGCCTCGAAAAATTCCACTTCATGGGACATGCCCTCGGTGGCCTGATCGGCCTCGATATTGCGCTGCGGCTGCCCGGCCTTATCGACCGGCTGGTGCTTATCAACGCGTGGAGCAAGGCCGATCCGCATTCCGGGCGCTGCTTTGACGTGCGGATCGAGCTTTTGGAGAAATCCGGTGTCGAGGCTTTTGTCAAAGCTCAGCCGCTGTTCCTTTATCCAGCGAAGTGGATGTCGGACAATCAGGAGCGGCTGGCGCGGGACGATGCGCATGGCGTGGTGCATTTTCAGGGCAAGGAAAATGTGCTCCGGCGTATCGCCGCGCTGCGGGCCTTCGATGTGGACACACGGCTTGGCGAGATAGGCAGTTCGGTGCTGGTGGTGGCGACGAAGGACGATCTTCTGGTGCCCTACACCCGCTCGTTGCGTCTTGCCG
This sequence is a window from Agrobacterium tumefaciens. Protein-coding genes within it:
- the rutD gene encoding pyrimidine utilization protein D yields the protein MMHFEVHGRADAEATTILLSSGLGGSGAYWVPQIEALSGHFRVVTYDHRGTGRTGGEVPEDGGISAMADDVLEIVSALSLEKFHFMGHALGGLIGLDIALRLPGLIDRLVLINAWSKADPHSGRCFDVRIELLEKSGVEAFVKAQPLFLYPAKWMSDNQERLARDDAHGVVHFQGKENVLRRIAALRAFDVDTRLGEIGSSVLVVATKDDLLVPYTRSLRLADGLPQSELCLFDFGAHAVNITEPDLFNTRLLQFLLPADATI